In Topomyia yanbarensis strain Yona2022 chromosome 2, ASM3024719v1, whole genome shotgun sequence, one DNA window encodes the following:
- the LOC131681244 gene encoding elongation of very long chain fatty acids protein AAEL008004-like, translated as MTSFVVTFSKQYKNMTEGADPIIDSWSLMGSPTPVLSIAGCYLLFVLHLGPRWMQNRKPIELKPALIFYNAAQVVCSTVLCVQPFFFGGVSHMFSVSCHASDALNKDLRLTLWKCTWWYLVLKLVELLDTVFFVLRKKQNQVSFLHVYHHTIMAVFTWGYLKYLPGTQGAFLGFVNSFVHIVMYTYYLIAALGPRYHKYLWWKKYMTTLQLTQFGIMLVYLFLIITFQCSVPRSLSFFFVINVTIFLFLFWNFYRKAYGRGLKKEE; from the exons ACCCCATCATCGACAGCTGGTCTCTGATGGGCTCCCCAACGCCAGTTCTAAGCATTGCCGGTTGCTATCTGCTGTTCGTGCTTCACCTCGGGCCCCGCTGGATGCAGAATCGCAAACCGATCGAACTGAAGCCGGCCCTCATATTTTACAACGCCGCCCAGGTCGTGTGCTCCACGGTACTCTGCGTGCAGCCGTTCTTCTTCGGTGGAGTCAGCCACATGTTTAGCGTTTCCTGCCACGCCAGCGATGCTTTGAACAAAGATCTACGACTGACG CTTTGGAAGTGCACCTGGTGGTACCTGGTGCTGAAGCTGGTTGAACTACTCGACACCGTGTTCTTTGTGCTACGCAAGAAACAGAACCAAGTATCATTTTTGCACGTCTACCATCACACGATAATGGCGGTCTTCACCTGGGGCTACCTGAAGTATTTACCAG GAACCCAAGGTGCCTTTCTCGGATTCGTAAACTCGTTCGTGCATATCGTTATGTACACCTACTACCTGATAGCTGCCCTTGGACCTCGCTACCATAAGTACCTCTGGTGGAAAAAGTACATGACGACGCTGCAACTGACGCAGTTCGGCATCATGCTGGTGTATCTGTTTCTCATCATTACCTTCCAATGCAGCGTACCGCGATCGCTCAGTTTCTTCTTCGTGATCAATGTGACCatttttctgtttctgttttggAATTTCTACCGAAAGGCTTACGGCCGGGGGCTGAAAAAGGAGGAGTAG